The proteins below come from a single Balaenoptera acutorostrata chromosome 2, mBalAcu1.1, whole genome shotgun sequence genomic window:
- the SPINK5 gene encoding serine protease inhibitor Kazal-type 5 isoform X3: MKANKYFTSLKEAEENAKREGETRIRRSAEKNFCKEYENHVRNGKLFCTREREPVRGPDGRMHGNKCALCAEILKQRFSEEENKADEHLRKDKEQVKRETEKLCSEYQDHAKNGIPFCTTENDPIRGPDGKMHGNLCSMCQDFYQAEAEEKKKAEAKARSKREPGKARSYAKLCSEYRKFVRNGKLFCTRENDPIQGPDGKIHGNTCSMCAAFFQAEEKEKKKKEGESKNKRQSENTSSFEEMCRKYRKSRKNGQLFCTRENDPIQGPDGNMHGNICFMCEALFRQEERARAKAKRETAKELCSEYRNYVRNGHLPCTRENDPIQGPDGKIHGNTCSMCEAFFQQEAKEKEAESRRAKREAEKDTCSEFRSLLKNGSLFCTRENDPVRGPDGKTHGNKCSMCKEVLQKEDEERKRKEKKHQRNTAENGSKHFAKGKAQDQCAEYWEQMKNGPLSCTRERDPVRDENGKPYNNKCTMCKEKLQREAEEKNKTSGYRSNGNESALGKDICDEFRSQMKNGQLTCTRESDPVQGPDGKTYSNKCAMCKEKLGREAAERKMKAQVYVRNTAEKNNGKEDQCREFWNMVRDGKLICNRKIDPVQDPYGKMHINKCAMCQSIFEQEASEREKNKEEKSSVKPSNDVKDECCNFREYVRNDELMRTRENDPVRGTDGKLYKSKCCMCRITFQKEALERTRIREKPSHVRSSEEEDSPDSSISSLNSEMCRPYRVLPRMGYLCPKNLQPVCGDDGQTYNNPCRLCHENLIRQTNTRIRSEGRCEEKSNPETTALRVPASVK, translated from the exons ATGAAGGCAAACAAGTACTTTACAAG cTTAAAAGAAGCTGAAGAAAATGCCAAGCGAGAAGGTGAAACCAGAATTCGACGAAGTGCTGAAAAG aatttctgcAAGGAATATGAAAACCACGTGAGGAATGGAAAACTTTTTTGTACACGGGAGAGAGAGCCAGTCCGTGGCCCTGATGGCAGGATGCATGGCAACAAATGTGCCCTGTGTGCTGAAATTCT cAAACAGCgtttttcagaagaagaaaataaagcagatgaACACCTGAGAAAGGATAAAGAACAAGTTAAAAGAGAAACTGAG aaACTCTGCAGTGAGTATCAGGATCATGCAAAGAATGGAATACCTTTCTGTACCACAGAAAATGACCCTATTCGTGGCCCAGATGGGAAAATGCATGGCAACTTGTGTTCCATGTGTCAAGACTTCTA CCAAGCAGaagctgaagaaaagaaaaaggctgaaGCAAAAGCAAGAAGTAAAAGAGAACCTGGAAAAGCACGCTCATATGCA AAGCTGTGCAGTGAATACCGCAAGTTTGTGAGAAATGGAAAACTCTTTTGCACCAGAGAGAATGACCCCATCCAGGGCCCAGATGGGAAAATACATGGCAACACCTGCTCCATGTGTGCGGCTTTCTT ccaagcagaagaaaaagaaaagaaaaagaaggaaggtgaatctaaaaataaaaggcaatctGAGAATACATCTTCCTTTGAG GAGATGTGCAGGAAATACCGCAAATCCAGGAAGAATGGACAGCTTTTTTGCACTAGAGAGAATGACCCCATCCAGGGCCCAGATGGGAATATGCATGGCAACATCTGCTTCATGTGTGAGGCTCTCTT TCGACAAGAAGAAAGAGCAAGAGCAAAGGCTAAAAGAGAAACTGCAAAG GAGCTGTGCAGTGAATACCGTAACTATGTGAGGAACGGACATCTTCCCTGCACCAGAGAGAATGACCCCATCCAGGGCCCAGATGGGAAAATCCATGGCAACACCTGCTCCATGTGTGAGGCCTTCTT CCAgcaagaagcaaaagaaaaagaagctgaaTCCAGAAGAGCTAAGAGAGAAGCTGAAAAG GATACATGCAGTGAATTTCGGAGCCTTCTGAAAAATGGAAGTCTTTTCTGCACTCGAGAAAATGATCCTGTGCGTGGCCCAGATGGCAAGACCCATGGCAACAAGTGCTCCATGTGCAAAGAAGTCCT CCagaaagaagatgaagaaagaaagagaaaagaaaagaaacatcagAGAAACACTGCAGAGAATGGTTCCAAACATTTCGCAAAAGGGAAAGCTCAG gACCAATGTGCTGAGTATTGGGAACAAATGAAAAATGGACCACTCAGCTGTACTCGGGAGCGTGATCCTGTACGCGATGAAAATGGCAAACCATACAACAATAAGTGTACCATGTGTAAAGAGAAACT gcaaagagaagcagaggaaaaaaataagacttcTGGCTACAGATCAAATGGGAATGAATCAGCATTAGGAAAG gATATATGTGATGAGTTTAGAAGTCAAATGAAAAATGGACAACTTACTTGCACCCGAGAAAGTGACCCCGTCCAGGGTCCAGATGGCAAGACATATAGCAACAAGTGTGCTATGTGTAAGGAAAAACT gggaagggaagcagccgaaagaaaaatgaaagcgcAGGTCTACGTGAGAAACACAGCCGAAAAGAACAATGGAAAAGAG GATCAGTGTCGTGAATTCTGGAACATGGTGAGAGACGGAAAGCTTATCTGCAACAGAAAAATCGACCCTGTTCAAGATCCATATGGCAAGATGCACATCAACAAGTGTGCTATGTGTCAGAGCATCTT TGAGCAAGAAGctagtgaaagagaaaagaataaagaagaaaaatcaagtgTCAAGCCCTCAAATGATGTAAag GATGAGTGCTGTAACTTTCGGGAGTATGTGAGGAATGACGAGCTCATGCGTACTCGAGAGAATGACCCTGTGCGTGGTACTGATGGAAAGTTATATAAAAGCAAGTGCTGCATGTGCAGAATTACCTT TCAAAAAGAAGCTTTGGAAAGGACAAGAATTCGAGAAAAGCCATCCCACGTTAGATCTTCTGAAGAGGAAGACAGCCCAGATTCCTCCATTTCTTCTCTG